From one Nonomuraea polychroma genomic stretch:
- a CDS encoding histidine phosphatase family protein: protein MLFVRHASTPGMRAACFPAADEDADAASLARAAALASVVAGPVACAAPSAAARQTVAAIGQQVRVVPALAEADCGRWRGLPYEQVAREEPAGLASWLADPRSAPHGGESLAAHAERVAGWLESVRAEPDMVVVCDAGTIRAALGHALELDPLCAARFDLAPLSFTELTVTQDGWRLAHVNRKVLF from the coding sequence GTGCTTTTCGTCCGGCACGCCAGTACGCCGGGGATGCGGGCCGCCTGCTTTCCCGCGGCCGACGAGGATGCCGATGCGGCGAGCCTGGCCAGGGCCGCCGCCTTGGCTTCGGTGGTGGCCGGGCCGGTGGCGTGCGCGGCTCCCAGCGCTGCCGCACGCCAGACCGTCGCCGCCATCGGCCAGCAGGTTCGGGTGGTTCCGGCGCTCGCGGAGGCGGATTGCGGCCGGTGGCGCGGCTTGCCGTACGAGCAGGTCGCGCGGGAGGAGCCGGCTGGTTTGGCGAGCTGGCTGGCCGACCCTCGCTCGGCCCCGCACGGTGGTGAGAGCCTGGCCGCGCACGCCGAGCGGGTCGCCGGCTGGCTCGAGTCGGTACGCGCGGAGCCCGACATGGTCGTCGTCTGCGACGCGGGCACCATCCGGGCGGCGCTCGGCCATGCGCTGGAGCTGGACCCGCTGTGTGCCGCCCGTTTCGATCTCGCGCCACTGTCCTTCACCGAGCTGACCGTCACACAGGACGGATGGCGGCTCGCCCATGTCAACCGGAAGGTCCTGTTTTGA
- a CDS encoding PadR family transcriptional regulator, translated as MQQEVVLAMLAKEPSHGYQLRARLRDALGPLGDAMNAGQIYVTLTRLEKAGLLEVERSADGADRSDRKVYALTPNGQQRVAEWIAEVSWPKPDLAEFHLKLIAAASAGLADPITIVDTQRRELLRRLRDAQRAAMAEPDRSDAALLLEGIVLRLQADLRWLEACEKNWTHRRSGS; from the coding sequence ATGCAGCAGGAAGTGGTGCTGGCGATGCTGGCCAAGGAGCCGTCGCACGGCTACCAGCTGCGCGCGCGGCTGCGCGACGCGCTCGGCCCTCTCGGTGACGCGATGAACGCCGGGCAGATCTACGTCACGCTGACCCGGCTGGAAAAGGCCGGCCTGCTAGAAGTCGAGAGGTCTGCCGATGGCGCCGACCGGTCGGATCGCAAGGTGTACGCGCTCACCCCCAACGGCCAACAGCGAGTCGCCGAGTGGATCGCCGAGGTGAGCTGGCCGAAGCCCGACCTCGCGGAGTTCCACCTCAAGCTGATCGCGGCCGCGTCGGCCGGGCTGGCCGACCCGATCACCATCGTCGACACCCAGCGCCGCGAGCTGCTGCGCCGGCTGCGTGACGCCCAGCGCGCCGCCATGGCCGAGCCGGACCGCTCGGACGCGGCGCTGTTGTTGGAGGGCATCGTGCTCCGGCTGCAGGCGGACCTGCGCTGGCTCGAAGCATGTGAGAAGAACTGGACCCACCGAAGGAGTGGATCGTGA
- the cobO gene encoding cob(I)yrinic acid a,c-diamide adenosyltransferase codes for MPQGKPAVVPDDGLTTRQRRNRPLLIVHTGPGKGKSTAAFGMALRAWNQGWPVGVFQFVKSAKWRIGEERALKVLGESGEGGSVTWHKMGEGWSWIQRPGTEEDHAADAREGWEQIKRDLAAETYRFYVLDEFTYPLKWGWLELDDVLDALAERPGNQHVVITGRDAPERLIEVADLVTEMGKVRHPMDAGQKGQKGIEW; via the coding sequence ATGCCGCAGGGAAAGCCCGCCGTCGTACCGGATGACGGCCTCACCACCCGGCAGCGTCGCAACCGGCCGCTGCTGATCGTGCACACCGGTCCTGGGAAGGGCAAGTCGACGGCCGCGTTCGGGATGGCGTTGCGGGCCTGGAACCAGGGCTGGCCGGTCGGGGTGTTCCAGTTCGTGAAGTCGGCCAAGTGGCGCATCGGCGAGGAGCGGGCGCTGAAGGTGCTCGGAGAGTCGGGCGAGGGCGGCTCGGTGACCTGGCACAAGATGGGCGAGGGCTGGTCGTGGATCCAGCGGCCGGGCACCGAGGAGGACCACGCGGCCGACGCACGGGAGGGATGGGAGCAGATCAAGCGCGATCTGGCCGCCGAGACGTACCGGTTCTACGTGCTGGACGAGTTCACGTACCCGCTGAAGTGGGGCTGGCTGGAGCTGGACGACGTGCTGGACGCGCTCGCCGAGCGGCCCGGCAACCAGCACGTGGTGATCACCGGCAGGGACGCGCCCGAGCGGCTGATCGAGGTGGCCGATCTGGTGACGGAGATGGGCAAGGTTCGCCATCCCATGGACGCCGGACAGAAGGGGCAGAAGGGCATCGAATGGTAG
- a CDS encoding cobyrinate a,c-diamide synthase — protein MVVPRLVIAAPASGSGKTTVATGLMAALRARGLRVSPHKVGPDYIDPGYHALATGRPGRNLDPWLVGEERVRPLFLHGAAGCDVAVVEGVMGLFDGKGDTDFASTAHVARLLDAPVVLVLDAARQSRSVAAVVHGFATFDSRVRVGGVVLNRVGSDRHEELCRSALAAAGVPVLGAIRRDDAVSMPSRHLGLVPVAEREAEALASVERLAALVARSCDLDALLRLAASAPRLGAAHWEPLHVVRKDRPVVAVAGGAAFTFGYAEHVELLRAAGADVAVFDPLRDETLPDGTAALVIGGGFPEVYAAELAANEPLREEVAAFRGPIAAECAGLLYLCEELDGQRMCGRVPGRARMTSRLTLGYRDAVALTRSPLTEQGERFRGHEFHRTAVAYAGEPLFRWEGGADGFGDALVTASYLHLHWAGQPMTAHRLVSSSRSPSVLR, from the coding sequence ATGGTAGTTCCCCGGCTCGTCATCGCCGCGCCGGCGTCGGGCAGCGGCAAGACGACGGTGGCCACAGGGCTGATGGCGGCGCTGCGGGCGCGTGGGCTGAGGGTCTCGCCGCACAAGGTGGGGCCGGACTACATCGACCCCGGCTATCACGCGCTGGCCACCGGGCGTCCCGGTCGCAATCTGGATCCGTGGCTGGTCGGCGAGGAGCGCGTGCGACCGCTGTTCCTGCACGGGGCGGCGGGATGCGATGTGGCGGTGGTCGAGGGCGTGATGGGGCTGTTCGACGGCAAGGGGGACACGGACTTCGCCTCGACCGCGCACGTGGCCCGGCTGCTGGACGCGCCGGTGGTGCTCGTGCTGGACGCGGCGCGGCAGAGCAGGTCGGTGGCGGCGGTGGTGCACGGGTTCGCCACGTTCGACTCGCGGGTGCGGGTGGGCGGGGTGGTGCTCAACCGGGTGGGCTCGGATCGACACGAGGAGCTGTGCCGTTCCGCCCTTGCCGCGGCGGGGGTGCCGGTGCTCGGGGCGATCCGCCGAGATGACGCCGTCTCCATGCCGTCCCGGCATCTGGGGTTGGTGCCCGTCGCCGAACGGGAGGCCGAGGCGCTGGCCTCGGTGGAGCGGCTGGCCGCGCTGGTGGCACGCTCGTGTGATCTGGACGCGTTGCTGCGGCTGGCGGCGTCGGCTCCACGGCTGGGCGCGGCTCACTGGGAGCCGTTGCACGTTGTGCGGAAGGACAGGCCGGTGGTGGCGGTGGCGGGCGGGGCGGCGTTCACGTTCGGCTATGCCGAGCATGTCGAGCTGCTGCGGGCGGCCGGTGCGGACGTCGCGGTGTTCGACCCGCTGCGTGATGAGACGCTGCCGGACGGGACCGCCGCGCTCGTGATCGGCGGCGGCTTCCCCGAGGTGTACGCGGCCGAGCTGGCCGCCAACGAGCCGCTGCGCGAGGAGGTGGCCGCCTTCCGCGGGCCGATCGCGGCCGAGTGCGCCGGGCTGCTCTATCTGTGCGAGGAGCTGGACGGGCAGCGGATGTGCGGGCGGGTGCCGGGCCGGGCTCGGATGACGTCCAGGCTCACGCTCGGCTACCGGGACGCGGTCGCGCTCACGCGTTCGCCGCTGACGGAGCAGGGCGAGCGCTTCCGCGGGCACGAGTTCCACCGCACCGCCGTCGCATACGCGGGCGAGCCGCTGTTCCGCTGGGAGGGCGGCGCCGACGGGTTCGGCGACGCCCTGGTGACCGCGTCCTATCTGCACCTGCACTGGGCCGGGCAGCCGATGACGGCTCACCGGTTGGTGTCGTCCTCCAGGTCGCCCTCGGTCTTGAGGTAG
- a CDS encoding pyridoxamine 5'-phosphate oxidase family protein has translation MRETPEELKELQALLDASLSRSTSHLRSIINTERTLTAEQVTQILTGMCTLALSTVTAKGEPRISGVDGHFLHGKWHFGTARNAAKARHLAARPAVSAAHMRGEDLGVFTHGTVEILNPQDGEPAADWPDLLAYLKGFYGDDAFDWDIDLVYYRLHPHWMTVYAPDIAKLTAASQS, from the coding sequence ATGCGCGAAACGCCAGAAGAGCTCAAGGAGCTTCAGGCCCTCCTCGACGCCTCCCTCTCCCGCTCCACCTCCCACCTCCGCTCGATCATCAACACCGAGCGCACACTGACCGCAGAGCAGGTCACCCAGATCCTGACCGGCATGTGCACTCTGGCCCTGTCCACCGTGACGGCGAAGGGCGAGCCGCGGATCAGCGGCGTGGACGGGCACTTCCTGCACGGCAAGTGGCATTTCGGTACGGCGCGCAACGCCGCCAAGGCCCGCCATCTCGCCGCCCGCCCCGCCGTCAGCGCCGCGCACATGCGGGGTGAGGACCTGGGCGTGTTCACGCACGGCACGGTGGAGATCCTCAACCCGCAGGACGGCGAGCCGGCCGCAGACTGGCCGGACCTGCTCGCGTACCTCAAGGGCTTCTACGGCGATGACGCCTTCGACTGGGACATCGACCTGGTCTACTACCGGCTGCATCCGCACTGGATGACCGTCTACGCCCCCGATATCGCGAAGCTCACTGCGGCGTCCCAGTCCTGA
- a CDS encoding VWA domain-containing protein: MIVTYPFSAVVGLDDLKLALVLNAISPRVGGVLVRGEKGTAKSTIVRALAAQLPAVHVVRGCRFSCDPAAPDAGCPDGPHEPGAQGMERPAALVELPVGASEDRLVGSLDVERALTEGVKAFEPGLLAAAHRGVLYVDEVNLLHDHLVDLLLDAAALGTCYVERESVSVRHAARFLLVGTMNPEEGELRPQLLDRFGLTVEVKASRDPAERAEVVRRRLAFDADAEAFAARWAAEEAALASRIAQARALVPDVRLPDARLRQIATVCAAFEVDGLRADLVTANTAIAHAAWQGRDVVTTEDVRAAARLSLPHRRRRDPFDAPGLDEALLDELLARTSEDEDEDPDDPAGGGPDVSGPEGPEGPGGPEGSSTSAGDGAPSASDRPTDGPRHTGREAEGSGPVDRPADAGRPPATDDAEPAAEDAGPRSAGEGSAPRSDGEAQEAAGRVAGVAAPYRVPLLEVPGIGEGAAGRRSRSRTPHGRATGSRRPGGRVRDLHVTATMLAAAPHQIGRGRVGPGLVLREDDLREVVREGREGNLVLFVVDASGSMAARKRMTSVKTAVLSLLLDAYQRRDKVGLVTFRGVGAEVALPPTSSVEAGAARLRSLPTGGRTPLAAGLVRAAEVLRVERLRDPARRPLLVLVTDGRATSGGDVDRAAALLEGTAVVVVDCESGPVRLGLAVRLAARLRARVVPLDSLADLGSVIRDYRKAV; this comes from the coding sequence TTGATAGTCACATATCCGTTCAGCGCGGTCGTCGGGCTCGATGACCTGAAGCTGGCGCTGGTGCTCAACGCGATCTCCCCGCGAGTGGGCGGCGTGCTCGTACGCGGCGAGAAGGGCACCGCGAAGTCCACCATCGTGCGTGCGCTGGCCGCCCAGCTCCCCGCTGTGCACGTGGTGCGCGGATGCCGATTCTCCTGCGATCCGGCCGCGCCCGACGCCGGATGCCCCGACGGACCGCACGAGCCCGGAGCGCAGGGTATGGAGCGCCCTGCCGCGCTGGTGGAGCTGCCGGTCGGAGCTTCGGAGGACCGGCTGGTCGGCTCGCTCGATGTGGAGCGGGCGCTGACAGAGGGAGTGAAAGCGTTCGAGCCGGGCCTGCTGGCCGCGGCCCATCGCGGCGTCCTCTATGTGGACGAGGTGAACCTGCTGCACGACCACCTCGTCGACCTGCTGCTCGACGCGGCGGCCCTGGGCACGTGTTACGTGGAGCGCGAGTCGGTGTCGGTACGGCATGCCGCCAGGTTCCTGCTGGTCGGGACCATGAACCCGGAGGAGGGGGAGCTCCGCCCGCAGTTGCTGGACAGGTTCGGGCTGACGGTCGAGGTCAAGGCGTCCAGGGATCCGGCGGAGCGCGCCGAGGTGGTGCGGAGGCGGCTCGCCTTCGATGCGGACGCCGAGGCGTTCGCGGCTCGGTGGGCGGCTGAGGAGGCGGCGCTGGCGAGCCGGATCGCTCAGGCCAGAGCTCTGGTGCCGGACGTGCGGCTGCCCGACGCGCGGCTGCGGCAGATCGCGACGGTGTGTGCGGCGTTCGAGGTGGACGGTTTGCGCGCCGACCTGGTCACGGCGAACACGGCCATCGCCCATGCCGCCTGGCAGGGCCGCGACGTGGTGACCACCGAGGACGTACGTGCCGCCGCGCGGCTGTCGCTGCCGCACCGGCGGCGGCGTGATCCGTTCGATGCGCCGGGGCTGGACGAAGCCCTGCTCGACGAGTTGTTGGCGCGAACGTCCGAGGACGAGGACGAGGATCCCGACGATCCCGCCGGCGGCGGTCCTGATGTTTCCGGACCTGAGGGACCTGAGGGGCCTGGGGGGCCGGAGGGCTCGTCGACGTCGGCCGGGGACGGCGCACCGTCGGCCTCGGACCGGCCGACAGACGGCCCGCGGCACACCGGGCGCGAGGCCGAGGGCTCCGGGCCGGTGGATCGTCCGGCAGATGCCGGGCGGCCACCGGCGACCGACGACGCAGAGCCGGCAGCCGAGGACGCGGGGCCGCGATCGGCCGGCGAAGGCTCCGCACCGCGATCGGACGGCGAGGCGCAGGAGGCGGCGGGGCGGGTGGCCGGAGTGGCGGCGCCGTACCGGGTGCCGTTGCTGGAGGTGCCCGGGATCGGCGAGGGCGCCGCGGGGCGGCGGTCGCGCTCGCGCACTCCGCACGGCCGGGCCACCGGCTCGCGCCGCCCCGGCGGACGCGTACGCGATCTGCATGTGACGGCGACGATGCTGGCGGCGGCGCCACACCAGATCGGGCGCGGGCGGGTCGGTCCGGGGCTGGTGCTGCGCGAGGACGACCTGCGGGAAGTGGTGCGCGAGGGCAGGGAGGGCAACCTCGTGCTGTTCGTCGTGGACGCGAGCGGCTCGATGGCGGCGCGCAAGCGGATGACCTCGGTCAAGACGGCGGTGCTCAGTCTGCTGCTCGATGCGTATCAGCGGCGCGACAAGGTCGGCCTGGTCACCTTCCGCGGCGTGGGCGCGGAGGTCGCGCTGCCCCCGACGTCGTCGGTCGAGGCGGGCGCGGCGCGGTTGCGTTCGCTGCCGACCGGCGGGCGTACGCCGCTGGCGGCGGGGCTGGTGCGTGCGGCGGAGGTGCTGCGCGTGGAGCGGCTGCGCGACCCGGCGCGGCGGCCGCTGCTGGTGCTGGTGACGGATGGGCGTGCCACGTCAGGGGGCGACGTGGACCGGGCCGCCGCGCTGCTGGAGGGCACGGCGGTGGTGGTCGTGGACTGCGAGAGCGGGCCGGTACGGCTCGGCCTGGCGGTCCGGCTGGCGGCCCGGTTGCGGGCCCGTGTCGTTCCTCTCGACTCCCTGGCCGACCTCGGTTCGGTCATCCGTGACTACAGGAAGGCAGTCTGA
- a CDS encoding CbtA family protein — MVRTLLVRGLLLGLLAGLIAGGFAFTFGEPQVDSAIALEAAHEAPGHDHAEEELVSRPGQKAGLFLATGLYGLAVGGVFALVYAGLRGRVGPRSEGALALTVAGTAFVAVILVPFVKYPASPPAVGDPETINSRTVLYLVMILVGLAATVIAVATARRVTAGPWARWVAAVVAFLVPVIAAWTLLPTVNEVPEGFSATLLWQFRLASLGTQLVFWTAFGVLFGWVSDRAAHRAAARATVASPS, encoded by the coding sequence ATGGTACGCACCCTGCTGGTCAGGGGCCTGCTTCTGGGCCTGCTGGCCGGATTGATCGCGGGCGGCTTCGCCTTCACCTTCGGGGAACCGCAGGTGGACAGCGCAATCGCGCTGGAGGCGGCCCATGAAGCACCTGGTCATGACCATGCCGAGGAGGAACTGGTCAGCAGGCCGGGGCAGAAGGCCGGGCTCTTCCTGGCCACGGGCCTGTACGGGCTGGCGGTGGGAGGGGTCTTCGCTCTCGTGTACGCGGGCCTGCGCGGACGGGTCGGCCCTCGGTCGGAGGGCGCGTTGGCGCTCACCGTTGCCGGGACCGCGTTCGTGGCGGTGATCCTGGTGCCGTTCGTGAAGTATCCGGCCAGCCCGCCGGCTGTCGGGGACCCGGAGACGATCAACAGTCGCACCGTTCTCTACCTGGTGATGATTCTCGTCGGGCTGGCCGCGACGGTGATCGCGGTGGCGACCGCGCGCCGGGTGACTGCCGGGCCTTGGGCACGGTGGGTCGCGGCGGTGGTGGCGTTCCTGGTTCCGGTGATCGCGGCGTGGACTCTGCTGCCGACCGTGAACGAGGTGCCCGAGGGCTTCTCCGCCACGTTGTTGTGGCAGTTCAGGCTCGCGTCGCTGGGGACGCAGCTCGTGTTCTGGACGGCCTTCGGCGTGCTGTTCGGGTGGGTGAGCGACCGGGCGGCGCATCGTGCGGCCGCTCGGGCGACCGTCGCCTCGCCGAGCTGA
- a CDS encoding CbtB domain-containing protein, translated as MSGLSAPSVISFPRLRLWLLAVPVLLLIAYLVLMDNGAISQTGAYLHELMHDGRHLLGVPCH; from the coding sequence ATGAGTGGTCTGTCCGCTCCTTCGGTAATCTCATTTCCCCGTCTGCGGTTGTGGCTGCTGGCTGTGCCGGTGCTGCTGCTGATCGCCTACCTGGTGCTGATGGACAACGGGGCCATCTCTCAGACCGGTGCTTACCTGCACGAACTCATGCACGACGGGCGCCATCTGCTCGGCGTGCCCTGCCACTAG
- the rraA gene encoding ribonuclease E activity regulator RraA — protein MTIVTADLYDERGDQLDSCDLQLRQYGGRRAFAGTVVTVRCHEDNALLKSVLGEPGEGRVLVVDGGGSLHTALMGDVIAGLAVANGWAGVVINGAVRDVAALRELDLGVKALGSNPRKSGKEGTGERDVPVTFGGVTFHPGAELFSDDDGILVARA, from the coding sequence ATGACCATCGTGACCGCAGACCTCTACGACGAGCGCGGCGACCAGCTCGACTCCTGCGACCTGCAGTTGCGCCAGTACGGCGGCCGCCGGGCCTTCGCCGGCACGGTCGTCACCGTTCGCTGCCATGAGGACAACGCGCTGCTCAAGTCCGTCCTGGGAGAGCCCGGCGAGGGACGCGTCCTGGTGGTCGATGGCGGCGGCTCGCTGCACACCGCCCTCATGGGTGACGTCATCGCCGGCCTGGCCGTCGCCAACGGCTGGGCCGGCGTGGTCATCAACGGTGCAGTACGGGATGTCGCCGCCCTGCGTGAACTGGACCTGGGTGTCAAGGCGCTGGGTTCCAACCCGCGCAAGAGCGGCAAGGAGGGCACTGGCGAGCGTGACGTCCCGGTCACTTTCGGCGGTGTCACCTTCCACCCAGGGGCCGAGCTATTCAGCGATGACGACGGCATCCTCGTGGCACGCGCCTAG